One stretch of Filifactor alocis ATCC 35896 DNA includes these proteins:
- a CDS encoding phospho-sugar mutase, with the protein MDYLQRYQQWLNDTAVDDETKKELLALQENDEELKDRFYQELAFGTAGLRGKLGAGSNRMNSYIVARATHAFAKVISYYGEEFKQRGVAISHDCRIKSDEFAKIAACTFAAHNIPVYLYESLRSTPQLSFTVRHLHCAGGINITASHNPKDYNGYKVYWDEGSQIKDDIANQIVQEIQKITSFSEIPTYSFEQALQEKRIQWIGEPIDTIYLEKVKSLSLRDEEIDKNISVVYTPLNGAGSIPVQRVFRERGFHNVHVVKEQEQPDGTFPTIEYPNPEDLRAFEYSLTLAKKVNGELLIATDPDSDRLAVMCYHNGEYHALTGNQTGALLIEYLFSSMKEKNLLPSNGLMVKTIVTGEMGATIAKYYGVEVVNVLTGFKNISAISNLYEKTKEKQVLFGYEESIGYTAGTFVRDKDAVSSAMLLTEAAAYYKTKGMTLIDVLQQLFQTHGYFAEDTISLIREGIRGQEEIQAIMRSYRTDYPKTIGSLSLVTYLDYAISESVYIKTQTVSKIDIEPTNAIKFLFEDESWYALRPSGTEPKLKIYFGIKASSQKEADEKLKQFKSTVLSLSEK; encoded by the coding sequence ATGGACTACTTACAACGATACCAACAATGGCTTAATGATACTGCAGTTGATGATGAGACGAAAAAAGAACTTCTTGCCTTACAGGAAAATGATGAGGAATTAAAAGACCGTTTTTATCAAGAGTTGGCATTTGGAACGGCAGGTCTGCGTGGAAAATTAGGCGCCGGCAGTAACAGAATGAACTCCTACATTGTCGCAAGAGCAACACATGCGTTTGCAAAAGTAATCTCTTATTACGGAGAAGAGTTCAAACAACGAGGAGTTGCCATTTCACATGACTGTCGCATCAAATCAGATGAATTTGCCAAAATTGCAGCATGTACCTTTGCCGCACACAATATTCCTGTGTATCTTTACGAAAGTTTAAGAAGTACACCTCAACTTTCTTTTACCGTAAGACATCTCCACTGTGCCGGCGGAATCAATATCACTGCCAGCCACAATCCGAAAGATTACAACGGATATAAGGTGTACTGGGATGAAGGTTCTCAAATCAAGGACGATATCGCAAACCAAATTGTGCAAGAAATCCAAAAGATAACATCGTTTTCTGAAATTCCAACCTATTCCTTTGAACAGGCGTTACAGGAAAAAAGAATTCAATGGATTGGAGAACCGATAGACACCATCTATTTGGAAAAAGTAAAATCTCTTTCCTTGCGTGATGAAGAAATCGACAAAAACATTTCTGTCGTATATACTCCGTTAAACGGTGCCGGAAGTATTCCTGTCCAAAGAGTGTTTCGTGAGCGAGGATTCCACAATGTCCATGTCGTAAAAGAACAGGAACAGCCTGACGGAACATTCCCGACAATAGAATATCCGAATCCCGAAGACCTTCGTGCATTTGAGTATTCTCTTACACTTGCAAAAAAAGTAAACGGAGAACTGTTGATTGCAACCGACCCTGATTCTGATCGACTTGCCGTAATGTGTTATCACAACGGAGAATATCATGCTTTAACAGGAAATCAGACAGGTGCTCTCTTAATCGAATATCTTTTTTCTTCCATGAAAGAAAAAAATCTCCTTCCAAGCAACGGTCTTATGGTCAAAACTATTGTAACAGGAGAAATGGGAGCAACCATTGCAAAATATTACGGTGTAGAAGTTGTCAATGTCCTTACCGGATTCAAAAACATCTCTGCAATCAGTAACCTGTACGAAAAGACGAAAGAAAAACAAGTGTTGTTCGGTTATGAAGAAAGTATCGGATATACTGCCGGAACATTTGTAAGAGATAAGGATGCCGTATCCTCTGCAATGCTGTTAACAGAGGCTGCAGCATATTACAAAACAAAAGGAATGACATTGATAGATGTATTGCAACAACTATTCCAAACACACGGCTACTTTGCAGAAGATACCATTTCTCTGATTCGGGAAGGAATCAGGGGACAGGAAGAAATCCAAGCAATCATGCGCTCCTATCGAACAGACTATCCAAAAACAATCGGCTCACTCTCTTTGGTGACCTATCTTGATTATGCTATCTCTGAATCTGTTTATATCAAAACACAAACGGTATCCAAAATCGATATCGAACCAACCAATGCCATCAAATTTCTGTTTGAAGACGAATCTTGGTATGCTCTTCGTCCGTCAGGTACCGAACCGAAACTGAAAATCTACTTTGGAATCAAAGCAAGTTCACAAAAAGAAGCGGATGAAAAACTAAAACAATTCAAGAGCACTGTTCTGTCCTTGAGTGAAAAATAA
- a CDS encoding metal ABC transporter solute-binding protein, Zn/Mn family, translated as MLKKLLILCLSCVLAISLTGCHNKTSETQGGDNAGENTPTLQVVATSTMLRDLAEQIGKEKATVTGIMAPGVDPHLYKPTAGDIEKIEGAQMVVYNGLHFEGQMVDVLEGLNGKVVVNASAGLPKEDVLPFADDPIGDPHIWNSSKNWESAAEQVAKGYIELDPENKEFYEQNLEAYKKELAELKTYIDERVAEIPEESRVLVTAHDAFSYFARDYGFEVKGIQGISTESEASTKDISDLAEFIVSRHIKAIFSESSVPQKNIDALKEAVEAKGQSIVIGGQLFSDSLGDEGTPEGTYIGMMKYNIDTVVNALK; from the coding sequence ATGTTAAAAAAATTATTGATATTATGTTTAAGTTGTGTATTAGCAATCTCCTTGACAGGATGTCATAACAAAACTTCAGAAACACAAGGAGGAGACAATGCAGGAGAAAATACACCTACTCTACAAGTAGTAGCAACTTCTACCATGTTAAGAGATTTGGCAGAACAAATCGGAAAAGAGAAAGCAACGGTTACCGGAATCATGGCTCCCGGAGTAGATCCACATCTTTACAAACCTACTGCCGGTGATATTGAAAAGATAGAAGGCGCACAGATGGTCGTATATAACGGTCTGCACTTTGAAGGTCAAATGGTGGATGTATTGGAAGGACTCAATGGAAAAGTAGTAGTCAACGCAAGCGCAGGACTGCCAAAAGAAGATGTGCTTCCTTTCGCAGATGACCCGATTGGTGACCCTCATATCTGGAACAGTTCCAAAAACTGGGAGTCTGCCGCAGAACAGGTAGCAAAAGGCTATATTGAACTTGATCCGGAAAACAAAGAATTCTATGAACAAAATTTGGAAGCTTATAAAAAAGAATTAGCGGAACTAAAAACATACATTGATGAAAGAGTTGCAGAAATTCCTGAAGAATCTCGTGTATTGGTAACTGCTCATGACGCATTCAGTTATTTTGCAAGAGATTACGGTTTTGAAGTAAAGGGAATTCAAGGAATTTCCACAGAATCGGAAGCATCTACAAAAGATATTTCCGACTTGGCGGAATTTATCGTTTCACGCCATATCAAAGCCATCTTCTCCGAGTCTTCCGTTCCACAAAAAAATATCGATGCTCTAAAAGAGGCTGTCGAAGCGAAGGGACAATCTATTGTCATCGGCGGACAATTATTCTCAGACTCTCTTGGAGATGAAGGAACTCCTGAGGGTACCTACATCGGTATGATGAAATACAATATTGATACAGTAGTAAATGCATTGAAGTAA
- a CDS encoding metal ABC transporter ATP-binding protein, which produces MSDKIAIKVEDLTIAYNHTPVLWDIDLTVQKGVLMAIVGPNGAGKSTLIKSMLGFLTPVSGNVLFFGKPYSAVRKRIAYVPQKGSVDWDFPTDVFDVVMMGRYGELGILKRPKKEDFDKVEQALEEVGMLSFAHRQISQLSGGQQQRVFLARALVQNADIYMMDEPFQGVDAKTEKSIVSVLQRLRDLGKTVIVVHHDLQTVKSYFDEVTLLNIKVVASGPVQEVFTENNIKQTYRIVSQKEAEL; this is translated from the coding sequence ATGTCAGATAAGATAGCAATTAAGGTAGAAGATTTAACAATTGCATACAATCACACCCCTGTTCTATGGGATATTGACTTGACGGTTCAAAAGGGAGTTTTAATGGCAATTGTCGGTCCCAACGGTGCCGGAAAATCTACATTAATCAAATCCATGTTGGGATTTTTGACACCTGTCAGCGGGAATGTACTGTTTTTTGGAAAACCATACTCTGCTGTCAGAAAAAGGATTGCCTATGTTCCTCAAAAAGGAAGTGTGGATTGGGATTTTCCGACAGACGTCTTCGATGTTGTGATGATGGGACGGTATGGAGAACTCGGTATTTTGAAACGACCAAAAAAAGAGGACTTTGATAAAGTGGAACAAGCATTGGAAGAAGTCGGTATGCTTTCGTTTGCACACAGACAAATCAGTCAGTTGTCAGGCGGACAACAACAGAGAGTTTTCTTGGCGCGAGCATTGGTTCAAAACGCAGATATCTACATGATGGATGAACCGTTTCAAGGTGTAGATGCTAAAACGGAAAAATCCATTGTCAGTGTCCTTCAAAGACTTCGTGATTTAGGAAAAACGGTAATTGTCGTACATCACGACTTACAAACAGTCAAATCCTATTTTGATGAAGTGACCCTCTTGAATATTAAGGTAGTTGCATCCGGACCTGTTCAAGAAGTATTTACGGAAAACAATATCAAACAGACTTACCGCATTGTCTCTCAAAAGGAGGCAGAACTATGA
- a CDS encoding metal ABC transporter permease, with protein sequence MIQTLIEMIQNDFTFRVVSFGSLVLGMISGALGCFAVLRKQSLIGDAISHCTLPGIAIAFLITNSKNIEVLLFGALLSGLLSMYLITTIASHSKLKFDASLALVLSVLFGIGIVFLTYIQKNSGSHQAGLEKFIFGQASSLLKRDVRIMIITGIVLFSMMIVFWKEFKLVTFDPVFAQTIGIPSTFFGGFLSLLMVLGIVIGLQTVGVILMSALLISPASAARQWTDKLSVMVVLSSLFGGMSGVLGTMVSSYIPGIPTGPTIVAFMSIIVLGSLLFAPRGIIRKWMIQRKNHAVLYQQLKANSYEKIGGERI encoded by the coding sequence ATGATTCAAACATTGATAGAAATGATTCAAAATGACTTTACCTTTCGTGTTGTTTCATTCGGTTCTCTGGTACTCGGTATGATTAGCGGTGCTCTGGGATGTTTCGCCGTTCTTCGAAAACAAAGTTTGATTGGCGATGCGATTTCTCACTGCACACTTCCGGGAATTGCGATTGCATTCCTCATTACAAATTCAAAAAATATAGAAGTGTTGCTTTTCGGTGCTTTGCTCTCCGGATTGCTCAGTATGTACCTTATCACGACCATCGCTTCACATTCCAAATTGAAGTTTGATGCGTCACTTGCATTGGTACTGTCTGTGCTATTTGGAATCGGAATTGTCTTTTTGACCTATATCCAAAAAAATTCCGGTTCTCATCAAGCAGGACTGGAAAAGTTTATCTTCGGACAAGCGTCGTCTCTTCTGAAAAGAGATGTTCGGATTATGATTATAACAGGAATTGTGCTGTTTTCTATGATGATTGTATTTTGGAAAGAATTTAAGTTAGTGACATTTGACCCTGTGTTTGCACAAACAATCGGAATTCCAAGTACATTTTTCGGTGGATTTCTATCTCTTTTAATGGTACTTGGCATTGTAATCGGACTGCAAACAGTCGGCGTCATCTTGATGAGCGCTCTTTTGATTTCGCCTGCATCTGCAGCAAGACAATGGACAGATAAGCTGTCTGTTATGGTCGTACTCTCCTCGTTGTTCGGCGGAATGTCAGGGGTCCTCGGCACAATGGTAAGTTCCTATATTCCGGGGATTCCAACCGGTCCGACCATTGTTGCCTTTATGAGTATCATTGTCTTGGGAAGTTTACTCTTTGCTCCGCGAGGAATCATTCGAAAATGGATGATCCAACGAAAAAATCATGCTGTGCTCTATCAACAACTGAAGGCAAATTCCTATGAAAAAATCGGAGGTGAAAGAATATGA
- a CDS encoding metal ABC transporter permease, whose product MILFSPQTQILLIGIVVSLSCTLVGCFLLLRNMSMMTDAISHTILLGIVIGFFLTKDLSSPVLIISAGLIGVLTVYLVEAMHSTKLVSEDSAIGIVFPLLFSIAIIIISKYARNTHLDVSCVMLGDITFAPYKKLIIGNLDLGARAIYSSGAVLVINLAFLILFFKELKVSTFDPALAFVLGMMPSLIHYLLMTLVSVTIVASFEAVGSILVIAFMIGSPATAYLLTENLKKMIGFSSIIGILNSFLGYEIAAYFDVSIPGSIALMTGITFLFVFLFSPKNGLVFQWMTHRKNKQTFTKDTFLLHLYNHHGVTEEISAETIGNHLCWSSEQVNDISSSLLENGFVTMKEDCFVITSKGEERLRKNYAFILEE is encoded by the coding sequence ATGATACTTTTCAGTCCACAGACACAGATTCTATTGATTGGAATTGTCGTATCTCTCTCCTGTACTCTGGTCGGCTGTTTTTTACTCTTACGCAATATGTCCATGATGACTGATGCCATCAGCCATACCATTTTACTTGGAATTGTGATCGGATTCTTTTTGACAAAAGATTTATCGTCACCTGTGCTCATTATCAGCGCCGGACTGATTGGTGTACTGACCGTATATTTGGTTGAGGCAATGCATTCTACCAAATTGGTATCGGAAGATTCCGCAATCGGAATTGTATTCCCATTATTGTTCAGTATTGCAATTATCATTATTTCAAAATATGCACGCAACACACACCTCGATGTCAGTTGCGTGATGCTTGGAGACATTACCTTTGCTCCCTACAAAAAACTGATTATCGGAAACTTGGATTTGGGTGCAAGGGCAATCTATAGTTCAGGTGCAGTGCTCGTCATCAACCTTGCATTTTTGATACTGTTTTTCAAAGAATTAAAAGTCAGTACCTTTGATCCCGCTCTTGCGTTTGTACTCGGAATGATGCCGTCTTTGATACATTATCTGTTGATGACTCTCGTATCGGTTACGATTGTTGCATCCTTCGAGGCAGTTGGTTCCATCCTTGTCATCGCATTTATGATAGGTTCACCTGCAACCGCATACCTCCTTACAGAGAATTTGAAAAAAATGATTGGATTCAGCTCCATCATCGGCATCCTCAACAGTTTTTTGGGGTATGAAATTGCAGCTTACTTCGATGTATCCATTCCGGGAAGTATCGCTCTGATGACAGGAATCACATTCTTATTCGTCTTTCTGTTTTCTCCGAAAAACGGTTTGGTATTCCAATGGATGACACATAGAAAAAATAAGCAAACTTTTACCAAAGATACCTTTCTCCTTCATCTATATAACCACCACGGTGTGACAGAAGAAATTTCTGCTGAAACCATCGGAAACCATCTCTGTTGGTCATCAGAACAGGTAAATGACATCAGCTCATCACTTTTAGAGAACGGATTTGTCACAATGAAAGAGGATTGTTTTGTCATTACCTCAAAAGGAGAAGAGCGTCTTCGAAAAAACTATGCTTTTATCTTGGAAGAGTGA
- a CDS encoding GNAT family N-acetyltransferase gives MEIRKAVEKDIDEIEQIYYRIHLEEEENRVVIGWERGVYPVRATAEQALKRGDLFVGVEDGAVVATSILNHIQLEEYRQVSWKKEASDEKIMVLHTLVVDPLKKRKGYGCRMVAFYEEYARNQGCIALRMDTQTKNMAARKFYKRLGYSEIGEIDCIFQGIPRVRLVLLEKVLE, from the coding sequence ATGGAGATTCGTAAGGCAGTTGAAAAAGACATTGATGAAATTGAACAAATTTATTATAGGATTCATCTTGAAGAAGAAGAAAACAGAGTGGTGATTGGATGGGAGAGGGGAGTATATCCTGTCCGTGCAACAGCGGAGCAAGCCTTGAAACGAGGAGATTTGTTTGTGGGAGTAGAGGATGGTGCGGTGGTTGCAACATCCATTTTGAATCATATTCAATTAGAAGAATATAGACAAGTTTCTTGGAAAAAGGAGGCTTCTGATGAAAAAATTATGGTATTGCACACATTAGTGGTTGATCCGTTGAAGAAAAGAAAAGGATATGGGTGCCGGATGGTAGCTTTTTATGAAGAATACGCAAGAAATCAAGGTTGCATTGCACTTCGGATGGATACTCAGACTAAGAATATGGCAGCTCGGAAATTTTACAAGAGGTTGGGATATTCCGAGATTGGAGAAATAGATTGTATTTTTCAGGGAATTCCAAGAGTAAGACTGGTACTTTTAGAGAAAGTATTGGAATAA
- a CDS encoding energy-coupling factor transporter transmembrane component T family protein: MLKDITLGQYYPGDSFIHRLDPRVKILLSFLFMIALFFINKFYPYLFILAFLCLIIKASNIPFSYTIKGIKPMWPLLLITFLVNALLGQGEILYRFGFLKITKEGTWLGLFMVIRLTLLVAGTSLLTLTTKPIELTDGIEKLLNPFKKIGLPAHEIAMMMTIALRFIPTLLEETDKIMKAQMARGADFESKKLMERAKSLIPLLVPLFISAFRRADELAMAMEARCYRGGEGRTRMNEIMLDHTDYVTFAGTLLFFCGVCATRYFAFGI, translated from the coding sequence ATGTTAAAGGACATCACGTTAGGACAATACTATCCGGGCGATTCTTTCATACATCGTTTAGATCCTCGAGTAAAAATTTTGTTATCGTTTTTGTTTATGATTGCACTGTTTTTTATTAATAAATTCTACCCATACCTCTTTATCCTTGCATTTTTGTGCTTGATTATCAAAGCATCTAACATCCCTTTTTCATACACCATAAAGGGAATCAAACCGATGTGGCCTTTACTGTTGATTACTTTTTTAGTCAATGCGTTGTTAGGTCAAGGAGAAATCCTGTATCGTTTCGGTTTTTTGAAAATTACTAAAGAAGGAACGTGGCTGGGTTTATTTATGGTCATTCGGTTGACTTTGCTCGTTGCCGGAACTTCTCTGTTAACTTTGACAACAAAGCCGATTGAGTTGACGGACGGAATTGAAAAATTGCTGAACCCTTTCAAAAAAATCGGACTTCCTGCACATGAAATTGCAATGATGATGACAATCGCACTTCGTTTTATTCCAACTTTATTGGAAGAAACCGATAAGATTATGAAAGCACAGATGGCAAGAGGCGCAGATTTTGAGAGCAAAAAATTGATGGAGAGAGCAAAGAGTTTGATACCGTTGTTGGTTCCGCTGTTTATCAGTGCTTTTCGTCGTGCGGATGAACTTGCGATGGCAATGGAAGCACGATGTTATCGCGGTGGGGAAGGTCGTACCAGAATGAATGAGATTATGTTGGATCATACAGACTATGTAACCTTTGCAGGAACATTGCTCTTCTTTTGCGGTGTTTGTGCAACCAGATACTTTGCATTCGGAATATAG
- a CDS encoding energy-coupling factor transporter ATPase — protein sequence MSIKVEQLSHIYSPGTPFESVALKNVNFEVKNGEFIGLIGHTGSGKSTLIQHLNGLLKATSGKIYIDGMDLTSADVTLTDIRKKVGLVFQYPEYQLFEETIEKDIAFGPSKLNLSAEEITKRVKEAMQMVGLNYEALKDKSPFELSGGQKRRVAIAGVLAMKPDILILDEPTAGLDPKGRDEILNQIRVVQQTYGTTIILVSHSMDDVSRLVNRLIVMNRGEVAFDGTPRQIFAHQKKMESIGLGVPKVVELSNRLREQGWEISEDILTLEEMKEAILKEWRKKQC from the coding sequence ATGTCAATTAAAGTAGAACAACTGTCACATATCTACAGTCCGGGAACTCCGTTTGAAAGCGTTGCACTCAAAAATGTGAATTTTGAGGTGAAAAATGGAGAGTTTATCGGTTTGATTGGACACACAGGTTCAGGAAAAAGCACCTTGATTCAACATTTGAACGGTTTACTGAAAGCAACTTCCGGTAAGATTTATATCGACGGAATGGATTTGACTTCAGCTGATGTCACTTTAACAGATATCCGTAAAAAAGTGGGATTGGTATTTCAATATCCGGAATATCAGTTGTTTGAAGAAACGATTGAGAAGGATATCGCATTCGGTCCTTCCAAATTAAACTTATCTGCGGAAGAAATTACGAAACGAGTGAAAGAGGCAATGCAAATGGTAGGTCTGAATTATGAAGCACTTAAAGACAAGTCACCGTTTGAACTGTCCGGAGGTCAAAAGCGTCGTGTTGCGATTGCAGGAGTGCTGGCAATGAAACCGGATATTTTGATTTTGGATGAACCGACAGCAGGTCTTGACCCTAAGGGGAGAGATGAAATCTTAAATCAAATTAGAGTGGTGCAACAGACTTACGGGACTACGATTATATTGGTATCCCATTCCATGGATGATGTGTCAAGGTTAGTGAATCGTCTGATTGTAATGAATCGCGGAGAAGTTGCTTTTGACGGAACGCCAAGACAAATTTTTGCGCATCAAAAGAAAATGGAATCTATCGGTTTGGGAGTACCGAAGGTAGTAGAACTTTCCAACAGATTGAGAGAACAAGGTTGGGAGATTTCAGAAGATATCTTGACTTTGGAAGAGATGAAGGAAGCAATTTTAAAAGAATGGAGGAAAAAACAATGTTAA
- a CDS encoding energy-coupling factor transporter ATPase translates to MIQKIEKRSLLEAKLERNYDTNPIIQVRDLVFEYRSLENEVNRAVDEVSLEIHPGEFVVIIGHNGSGKSTMSKHMNAILLPSEGDVVVLGYNTKEENRLWDIRQNAGMVFQNPDNQIVASIVEEDMAFGPENLGIEKTEIRRRVDDALEQVGMTEFRRRAPHNLSGGQKQRVAIGGIIAMKPKCIILDEPTAMLDPNGRKEVMETIHHLNKEEDITIIHITHFMEEAIHADRVYVMDHGKIVMQGTPREIFPRVEELKALGLDVPHMTELAYLLNKEGMNIPTDTLSIEEMVGALCQLK, encoded by the coding sequence ATGATACAAAAGATAGAAAAGAGGAGTCTATTGGAAGCAAAATTAGAAAGAAATTATGACACCAATCCTATCATTCAGGTGCGGGATTTGGTGTTTGAATATAGGTCATTAGAAAATGAAGTGAATCGTGCGGTAGATGAGGTAAGTTTGGAAATTCATCCCGGAGAATTTGTTGTCATTATCGGACACAACGGTTCCGGAAAAAGCACGATGTCCAAACATATGAATGCAATTTTATTGCCATCGGAAGGTGATGTCGTTGTCTTGGGATACAACACGAAAGAGGAGAACCGTCTGTGGGATATTCGCCAAAATGCAGGTATGGTATTTCAGAATCCGGACAACCAAATTGTTGCGAGTATCGTAGAGGAAGATATGGCATTCGGTCCCGAAAACTTGGGGATTGAAAAGACAGAAATCAGAAGAAGAGTGGATGATGCATTAGAACAGGTCGGAATGACGGAGTTTCGAAGAAGAGCACCTCACAATCTTTCGGGAGGACAAAAACAAAGAGTTGCAATCGGTGGAATTATTGCGATGAAACCGAAATGCATCATTTTGGATGAACCGACTGCGATGTTGGATCCGAACGGAAGAAAAGAAGTAATGGAAACCATTCATCATTTGAACAAAGAAGAAGATATTACCATTATTCATATCACACATTTTATGGAAGAGGCGATTCATGCTGACAGAGTCTATGTGATGGATCATGGAAAGATTGTGATGCAGGGAACACCGCGAGAGATATTTCCGAGGGTAGAGGAGCTGAAGGCTTTGGGATTAGATGTTCCGCACATGACGGAGCTTGCGTATTTATTGAACAAAGAAGGAATGAATATTCCAACAGATACATTGTCTATTGAAGAAATGGTAGGTGCATTATGTCAATTAAAGTAG
- the ansA gene encoding asparaginase — MKKVCMIYTGGTIGMKKTENGYYPEPHFLERSLKQIHELSYHEVPEFDLIEYSPLLDSSNIQMEQWTKIAEDIFEHYDEYCGFVILHGTDTMAYTASALSFMLQGLSKPIVLTGSQIPLEEIRSDARDNIISSLMIAGEGQISEVCVFFANKLFRGNRCVKISSDEKGAFSSPNYPVLAESGITIRYFNRNIDIPKGAELLYTPIKKQNILVLKVVPGISYDSFTKLITEHLDALVIEAFGSGNIPNRSHELTKLLQTAEQNNTAVVICTQCLRGTTSIGEYETSSQLKDADAICAYDMTVESTVAKLYYLLSKGYNRKQLKKWMETNIAGELSR, encoded by the coding sequence ATGAAAAAAGTATGTATGATATATACCGGCGGAACCATCGGAATGAAAAAAACAGAGAACGGATACTATCCTGAACCGCATTTTTTGGAACGCTCCCTGAAACAAATTCACGAGCTGTCTTACCATGAAGTTCCTGAATTTGATTTGATTGAATATTCTCCACTACTGGATTCCTCCAATATACAAATGGAACAATGGACCAAAATTGCAGAAGATATTTTTGAACATTACGACGAATACTGCGGTTTCGTTATCTTACATGGAACAGATACCATGGCATATACCGCATCTGCCCTCTCTTTTATGTTGCAAGGTTTGAGCAAACCTATCGTGTTAACAGGTTCTCAAATCCCTCTTGAAGAAATTCGAAGCGATGCGCGAGATAATATCATTTCTTCACTGATGATTGCAGGAGAAGGTCAAATCTCTGAAGTCTGTGTCTTTTTTGCAAACAAATTATTTCGCGGAAACCGTTGTGTCAAAATCAGCTCTGATGAGAAAGGTGCGTTCTCTTCTCCGAACTATCCGGTTTTGGCTGAGTCAGGTATCACCATTCGTTATTTCAACCGCAACATCGATATTCCAAAAGGAGCAGAACTCCTCTACACTCCTATCAAAAAACAAAATATTCTCGTATTGAAGGTCGTCCCCGGAATTTCCTATGACAGCTTTACGAAATTGATTACAGAACACTTGGACGCCCTTGTCATAGAGGCGTTCGGCTCCGGAAATATTCCAAACAGAAGTCATGAATTAACAAAACTTTTGCAAACAGCAGAACAGAACAACACCGCAGTTGTTATCTGTACCCAATGTTTACGCGGTACAACCTCCATTGGCGAGTACGAAACCAGTTCTCAACTCAAAGATGCCGATGCCATCTGTGCTTACGATATGACTGTTGAATCTACGGTAGCCAAACTGTATTATTTGCTAAGCAAAGGTTATAATCGAAAACAACTCAAAAAATGGATGGAAACCAATATCGCCGGAGAACTCTCTCGATAA
- a CDS encoding SDR family oxidoreductase, translating to MSFSMKDKVVIITGGSKGIGLGIVTVFAKEQAKVVFTGRNEETGKQTQQQLKEQGLDTLFLASDVSDESSMRNLMKQVYDTYGRIDILLHNAGIYPEVKLVDMTLEDWDKVHNINLRGTFIAIKEVIPYMKQQNKGKIVITSSITGPKTGNPGLAHYAASKAGVNGLIRTACLELAPWNINVNGVEPGNIMTPGMTDVLGEEYIKAQEASIPSGKLGVPEDIAYAAMFLASEEANYITGQTIVVDGGQILPESKLEIN from the coding sequence ATGAGTTTTTCAATGAAAGACAAGGTAGTTATTATTACCGGAGGAAGTAAGGGAATCGGACTTGGAATTGTGACTGTATTTGCAAAAGAGCAAGCAAAAGTTGTTTTTACCGGAAGAAATGAAGAGACCGGAAAGCAGACACAACAACAGTTGAAAGAACAAGGATTGGATACTCTGTTTCTTGCATCGGATGTCAGTGATGAATCCTCTATGAGAAACTTGATGAAACAAGTTTATGATACCTATGGCAGAATTGATATTTTGTTGCACAATGCGGGGATTTATCCGGAAGTGAAATTGGTGGATATGACATTGGAAGATTGGGATAAGGTACACAATATTAACTTGAGAGGAACTTTCATTGCAATCAAAGAAGTTATTCCGTATATGAAGCAACAGAACAAAGGCAAAATTGTAATCACATCTTCTATTACGGGACCGAAAACAGGGAATCCGGGATTAGCACATTATGCGGCAAGCAAGGCAGGAGTCAACGGTTTGATTCGTACCGCCTGTTTGGAACTTGCACCATGGAACATCAATGTAAACGGTGTGGAACCGGGAAATATTATGACACCGGGAATGACGGATGTGCTTGGAGAAGAATATATCAAAGCACAGGAAGCATCCATTCCATCCGGGAAATTGGGAGTACCGGAAGATATTGCCTATGCAGCAATGTTTTTGGCATCAGAGGAAGCGAATTATATTACCGGACAGACTATTGTTGTGGATGGTGGACAAATTTTACCGGAATCGAAGTTGGAAATTAATTAA